The Pseudarthrobacter sp. BIM B-2242 region TCCGGGCATCGTGGCCGGCGCGGGTGTGTTCGGCGCCGACATCGGCCTCATCACCCTGATCTCCCTGCTGATCTGTGTCCCGCTCGGTTTCCTCTCCTACTGGGTTGCCAGCATCATGAACCGCAAGGAATACGAACTCCTCCCCGGCGTCAAGGCCCAGGTGGACGAATACGGTTCCGATTCCCTGGTCAAAGTTGGCCACGTGGGCCCCGGCGCCGCAGGCATCGCCCCGCCGCGTCCGGCCCTGATCATCTTCCTGATCGCGGCTCCCATCGTGCAGATCCTCATCGGTACCCTTGGCACGCTCACCATCCCCAAGGACAACTCCTGGTACGGCCTGGCTGCGTTCATCGGCAACCCGTTCTTCGCGCTCCTGGTGGCCGTGGCACTGTCCTTCTTCCTGCTGGCCGTCCGCCGCAACTGGTCGCTCAAGGAAACCGGCGAGATCTTCGAAGGCGCGCTGCCTCCCATCGCCTCCATCCTGATGGTGGTGGCCGCCGGTGGTGTGTTCGGTGAGGTCCTGCGCACCTCCGGAATCGGTGCCGCCCTCTCCCAGACCTTGGACCACCTGGGACTGCCCGTCATTGTGCTCGGCTTTGTCATCTCACTGGCACTGCGCGCAGCCCAGGGTTCGGCCACCGTCGCCATCGTCACCACCACCGGACTGCTGACCTCCGCCGTGATGGAAGGCGGCTACTCGCCTGCGCAGATCGCCGTCATCGTCATCGCCATCGGCTTCGGCTCACTGGGCCTGTCCCACGTGACCGACGCCGGCTTCTGGACCGTGGTGCGCTACTACGGCCTCACCGTCTCGGACGGACTCAAGACCTGGACCGTCCTCACCACCGTGCTGGGCGTGGCGGGCTTCCTCCTGACCTACGTCGCCTGGATCCTGGTGGGAGGCCTGAGCGTCTGATGCGCACCCGACTCGACCACCTGGTCACCACAGCCCTGCAGCAGGGCTCGGCTGTTCCCGCCTTCACCTGCTACGACTTCACCACCGCCCTGGCGGTCGTGGGCGCCGCCGAGGAGGCCGGCCGCGGTGTCATCCTGCTGGTTGCCCCCAAAACGGCCGCCACCTCCAACGGCCTGCGGCTGATTGCAGCGTTCCGCGGGCTGGCAGATGCCGCGTCCGTTCCGGTGGCCGTCCAGCTGGACCACGCCTCGGACCTGAAAGTGATGGTCGACGCCGTCGCCGCGGGGGCGGATTCGGTCCTCGCCGACGGTTCCTCCTTGCCGTTTGAGGACAACATCGCGCTGGTCCGCCAGGCGCGCGCGCTGCTGGGTGCCGACGTCGTGCTTGAAGCGGAACTCGGCGGGCTGGCCGGCGACGAGGACCGGGCCTTCGGCGCGGACTCCGCCGGCGTGGCCGTTGCAGGCCTGACTGATTCCGCCCAGGTGGAGGAATTCGTGGCCC contains the following coding sequences:
- a CDS encoding class II fructose-bisphosphate aldolase, producing the protein MRTRLDHLVTTALQQGSAVPAFTCYDFTTALAVVGAAEEAGRGVILLVAPKTAATSNGLRLIAAFRGLADAASVPVAVQLDHASDLKVMVDAVAAGADSVLADGSSLPFEDNIALVRQARALLGADVVLEAELGGLAGDEDRAFGADSAGVAVAGLTDSAQVEEFVARTGAELLAVAVGNVHGKYKGEPQLRWDVLQDIAVRTHIPLVLHGASGIPADELVKAAAMNVGKVNFNTELRTGVLSTLQEQLPAHRTDGENLQGLLGHWNTSAREFAGAALGMLTR
- a CDS encoding GntP family transporter; translation: MNPLMNSLMVRAADAPAIKPAVELGTPLLLTIAALGIAVLLVMIIRFKIQAFVALLTVSIAVAVASQIPLKDVFTVVATGVGGTMGKVALLIALGAVLGRMIEVSGGVQSLAAHFTEKLGAKRVAVALTAVGFLVAIPVFFEVGIIVLVPIVYAFAKIANVHPVKFGLPMAGIMLSIHVAVPPHPGIVAGAGVFGADIGLITLISLLICVPLGFLSYWVASIMNRKEYELLPGVKAQVDEYGSDSLVKVGHVGPGAAGIAPPRPALIIFLIAAPIVQILIGTLGTLTIPKDNSWYGLAAFIGNPFFALLVAVALSFFLLAVRRNWSLKETGEIFEGALPPIASILMVVAAGGVFGEVLRTSGIGAALSQTLDHLGLPVIVLGFVISLALRAAQGSATVAIVTTTGLLTSAVMEGGYSPAQIAVIVIAIGFGSLGLSHVTDAGFWTVVRYYGLTVSDGLKTWTVLTTVLGVAGFLLTYVAWILVGGLSV